Sequence from the Paenibacillus riograndensis SBR5 genome:
GCTTTTCCTTTTCTTCCATAAGAATGGCTTTGGCTTCCCTGAATTCAGAAACTGTTGCAATCATAGGGAACATGATTTTCAAGTTTCCATAGCTGCCGGCACGTAATAATGCACGTAATTGTGTACGGAAAATATCCTGTTCCTCCAGGCATAAACGAATCGCTCTAAAGCCTAAAAACGGGTTCATTTCTTTCGGCAGATTTAAGTAGGGCAGCTCTTTATCTCCACCGATGTCCAGTGTGCGGACAACAACCGGTTTTCCGTCCATTTTTTCAAGAACGGTTTTGTAGGCATTAAATTGCTCTTCCTCTGTCGGAAGCCGGTCCTTGCCCATATAAAGAAACTCCGTACGATACAGCCCTACCGCCTCTCCGCCATTTGCCAGCACCCCTTTAACATCAGCCGGTGTACCGATGTTTGCGGCCAGTTCGACATGCACGCCATCTTTAGTCACCGTCGGCTCATGAACTACTTTCGCCCACAGTGCTTTTTGCGCTTCGTATTTTACTTTTTTCGCTTCATATAGAGCAATGACTTCTGATGACGGGTCAATGATGACTTCACCTTCCAAACCGTCAACAATGACCATTATCCCGTTTTCAATCATTGAAACAGCTTGTTTTGTACCGACGACAGCGGGGATTTCCATGGAGCGGGCCATGATCGCCGAATGGGAAGTGCGGCCCCCGATATCTGTCGTAAAACCTTTCACATACCGGCGGTTTAGCTGCGCGGTATCTGAAGGGGTTAAATCCCCGGCGATGATGATGACTTCTTCAGAAATCAGGCTGGGATCGGAAATTTGCACGCCTAATAAATGTGCGGTCACCCGATTCGTTACATCGCGGATGTCTTTGGCGCGTTCCCGCATATACTCGTTATCCATGGATTCCAGCATGGAAACAAATCTGTCGGCTGACTCTTTTAAGGCAAACTCCGCATTTACGCCTTCCGTGCTTATCTTTTCGAACACGGGATTTAATAGTTCCGGGTCATTCAGCACCAATAGCTGGGCAGCGAGAATTTCTGCTTTGTCAGCGCCAAGCTCACAGTTTACGTATTCCGTAATTTTCTCAAGCTCTGCTTTTGACCTGCTGATGGCTTGCTCCAACCGCTGTTTCTCGGCTTCCTTATCTTTGACATTCTTCTTTAAGATGTGGAGCTCCGGCTCCTCCAGACGATAGGCTTTGGCGATCGCTATGCCGGATGAGGCCCCGAT
This genomic interval carries:
- the ptsP gene encoding phosphoenolpyruvate--protein phosphotransferase — protein: MRNQLKGIGASSGIAIAKAYRLEEPELHILKKNVKDKEAEKQRLEQAISRSKAELEKITEYVNCELGADKAEILAAQLLVLNDPELLNPVFEKISTEGVNAEFALKESADRFVSMLESMDNEYMRERAKDIRDVTNRVTAHLLGVQISDPSLISEEVIIIAGDLTPSDTAQLNRRYVKGFTTDIGGRTSHSAIMARSMEIPAVVGTKQAVSMIENGIMVIVDGLEGEVIIDPSSEVIALYEAKKVKYEAQKALWAKVVHEPTVTKDGVHVELAANIGTPADVKGVLANGGEAVGLYRTEFLYMGKDRLPTEEEQFNAYKTVLEKMDGKPVVVRTLDIGGDKELPYLNLPKEMNPFLGFRAIRLCLEEQDIFRTQLRALLRAGSYGNLKIMFPMIATVSEFREAKAILMEEKEKLIASGVKAADNIEIGMMVEIPSTAVMADQFAKEVDFLSIGTNDLIQYTMAADRMNERVSYLYQPYNPAILRLVSMVIDAAHKEGKWVGMCGEMAGDPIAIPLLVSLGLDEFSMSATSILPARAQIKELSSEHATSVKEAVLSMKTSEEVIEYVKRTFDIHQV